A single Bacteroidales bacterium DNA region contains:
- a CDS encoding metal-dependent hydrolase codes for MDSLTQLALGAATGEAVLGKKLGNKAVLWGAAAGSLSDMDVIPGMFLDTPDRLLFHRGFSHSIIFIILATIFFAWLFSKIYKHKLISRKEWLFYFGLIFSGSILIDALTTYGTQLLWPLKYRFEFNTIFVVDPLFTLPLLVTLTWLMFKRKDSAIRKRLSNIGLILAGGYLLLTIVNKQVINSVFKNALENQELTYTRMISNPTPLNQLLWTAIAETDSGYMIGYYSHFDRDKNITFAFLPKNHELLFPVNHDPEVNKILRFTKGFYTVEPDSEGFLVNDLRFGKITNWKTGEGDFVFRYNINIASEPVTVTQAEQRFEGGAEVMVQLWQRMLGKKDF; via the coding sequence ATGGATTCATTAACACAATTGGCACTTGGCGCGGCCACAGGCGAAGCGGTGCTTGGCAAAAAATTGGGAAATAAAGCCGTGCTTTGGGGCGCCGCCGCAGGTTCCCTTTCAGATATGGATGTGATCCCGGGAATGTTCCTCGACACTCCTGACAGGTTGCTTTTTCATCGGGGATTCTCCCATTCAATCATTTTTATCATCCTTGCAACGATTTTTTTTGCCTGGCTTTTTTCAAAGATTTACAAGCATAAATTGATTTCCCGAAAGGAGTGGCTATTTTATTTCGGATTGATATTCTCCGGCAGCATTTTGATTGATGCGCTTACCACTTACGGTACCCAATTGCTCTGGCCATTAAAATACCGCTTCGAGTTCAATACGATTTTCGTGGTTGATCCGCTCTTCACCCTGCCATTGCTGGTCACACTCACTTGGCTTATGTTTAAAAGAAAGGATTCCGCCATAAGGAAACGATTGAGCAACATTGGGTTAATTCTTGCCGGTGGCTATTTGCTTCTGACAATCGTCAATAAGCAGGTTATCAATTCAGTATTCAAAAATGCACTCGAAAATCAGGAGCTGACATACACAAGAATGATTTCCAACCCTACTCCTTTAAACCAATTGCTTTGGACAGCTATAGCTGAAACCGACAGTGGTTATATGATCGGGTATTATTCGCACTTTGACCGCGATAAAAATATTACGTTCGCTTTTTTACCAAAAAATCATGAGTTGCTCTTTCCAGTAAACCATGATCCGGAGGTGAATAAAATTTTGCGATTCACAAAAGGGTTTTACACCGTCGAACCAGACAGTGAAGGATTTCTTGTGAATGACCTGCGATTTGGAAAAATTACCAATTGGAAAACCGGAGAAGGGGATTTTGTGTTCCGTTATAACATCAATATCGCTTCAGAGCCGGTGACCGTAACACAGGCTGAACAGCGTTTTGAAGGGGGGGCTGAAGTGATGGTTCAACTCTGGCAAAGGATGTTAGGGAAAAAAGATTTTTAG